AAGCCCTCCTTTCCTTCCAGATACAGGCCCAGCCTCGGAGCCGTGGCAGCCCCCCCAAGAGGTGGAGCCTTGCGCCCCAGTGGCAGGGGAGCAGGTCCTGGCCAGGCCCGGCTGCTCACAGCCAGGACTGCAGGCAGAGCTCAGGGCCCTGGATGTGACCATCATGTACAAGGGCCGCACGGTGCTGCAAGAGGTGGTGTGGCATCCAAGCTTTGTGCTCCTGTACGGGCCCCCCAGCCTGGCCACCAGGGCCACTGAGCCCCACTGCGTGGCCTTCCCAAGCCCGGCCAAGCTCGCAGACCAGAAGCAGCTTCACTACACAGAGAAGCTGCTGCAGCACGTGGCCCCTGGCCTGCAGCTGGAGTTACGGGGGCCGGGGCTATGGGCCCGGCGCCTGGGCAAATGCAAGGTCtactgggaggtgggagggcccCTGGGCTCGGCCAGCCCCTCCACAGCCCCCCGCCTGCTGCAGAGGAACCAGGACACCCCCATCTTCGACTTCAGCACGTTCTTCCGAGGTCAGTGACGTGCCTATCCGGGGGCCGATgctgctgccccaccccctcccgtCCCACCGGGCCCTGCTCACCAGGTCCTGTCCTGCAGAGATGGCCGAGTTCCGGGCTCGCCGGCGTCGGGGCTCCCCATACTACACCATCTACCTGGGCTTTGGGCAGGACCTGTCGGCTGGAAGGCCCAAGGAGAAGAGCCTGGTCCTGGTGAAGGTGAGGCATGGGGTCCTGTGGGAAGGCTGTGCGCAGTGCCCAGCCAGCCTGCCgacaacctcccccccccccccccccccagctggaGCCACGGCTGTGCCGGGCGCACCTGGAGTACGTGCAGCGAGAAGGGGTGTCCTCCCTGGACAGCAGCAGcctcggcctctgcctgtccagcTCCAACAGCCTCTACGAGGACCTGGAACACTTCCTCATGGAGGTAGAGCCACCTGCCTGAGCGACGGGCCACTCTCCCAGCCAATAAAAAGGACTTGAACCGATGCGTGGTGTCCTGACCAGGGGTGGGCGCTCAGAGGGCAGCACAGACTGAGGCTCACCCTACTTCCCTGGGGCCCGGGGAGGGACGCCACCACACTTCCATGCACTCCCACTCAGGCCTCCCGTGCAACCCGCTCTCCTCTGTCTTCACCATGAAGAAACAGGCCACACGCTTTAGAGCCAACAAACtctactcaaagaatacaaaacgcTCTGGGGACAGCAGGTGTTTGCTCCTGGCAGGTGTGCTGGGGGGTGGGCACCACAAGCGGCCGACCCAGCTGTGCGCAGGGCCCCGCCTTCCAATCCAAGCACTGCGCTGCCTGCTGGGAGGCAGCACACACGAGCGTTCTTTACAGCCACGACAGCGAAGCCGGGAGTGGCCTTCCCTTATTACACAGGGCAGGACATCGGGCACCTGTGAGGGGAGTCGGGGGCTCCTTCcaccccccaggcccctcccGATCGCCAGAGGCTTCACCTTTCAAGTACTGAGTCAATCAACAAGTTTCTAAAGATAATCCATTTTTGATAAATTAGAACACAATGGAAACAGTGTGTatctataatatacatataaaaaagtcCAGTTTTAAACTGTGAGCAGGCCCAGTGCACAGAGCACGTGTGATCACAGAACCCTGAATGCAGGAGTGCTGGCTGGGTGTCTTCAGAGTTTTCTGCTTCTGCCACTCCCAACAGAATTGCTTGGGGACGGGGGCCATCGCCCCCCGCTctccctgccctcagctctcagGGCCCTGGGCGGGCGCCTCCTCGCCAGCCTCGGCCCTGCGGTGCCTGCGCATGTGTCTGTATTTGTCCACATAGGCCTTGACCAGGTTGCCCACCTTCACGGGGTTGATCTCCCCGCTCTTGCTGTGGCAtatctggggggaggggagaggcacagATGACCCACACATCCCCACAGGGACCACAGGGCACAGAGCCCGACATCCCCCGCTGTGCCTGCCTCGCACAGCGGCTGAGGGTCCGTCTCCCAGCCGGAGACTGTGGCCCGCGAGCCATGGATTTGGCCCTGACGCCCTGGGCCTGAGAACCGTCGGTGTCTCGGGCTCCTGCTTTCCCACCTGCAAGCATGGTGCGTTACGTACCTTCTGTTACTTCGCCCACGGAACAAGCAACAAAGCGCGGTCCCGTCCCCTCCCAAACTCCAGTGCTTACCTTTCCCAAGCACCTATGAGCTACTGGGACAGGAAGACAGAAGTGGCCTCTGGCTGCAGCCAGGACGTGACCATGAtgccccggcccccgccctgcccacccacacccaccttcTGTACCGCCTTGCGGAGGATGTCCTTGTACTCGTCCTTCGTCACCTCCCTCTTCTGGTAGAAGGGCTTGATAGCCAGCTTCACTTCCTCCACTGCCCGCTCCTGCATGTGCAGCTTCTTCATGTACTGAGAGCAAGGACACACGTGTGTGACCGCCCCGCCTGCACACAGGGCTGCACACGGCCTGGCCCCGAGCGGGGAGGGCCCGGACTCACCTCCTCATTCTTGGCCTTCTCTGCGGCAGGCCTGGGAGCGGCCGTCCTCTCCTCGGAGTTGCTGGCGCCAGTGGAGTGGCCGGCTGGCTCCGAGGCCGTGGCCAGGGAGGTGGGCACGGGGGCCGGGCTCTGTGCAACCCCACAGCTGGCCAGgggcaggctcccctgcaggatGAACTGCACCGTGGGCTGGCTGGCCGGTGCGTAGGGTGGGAGGCTCACGggcagagctggggcaggaggcaggttGGACGTATAAACCTGGACAAAAACACAGACAGCTTAGGGCGGCGCTCCCGGCCCCACAGCAGGAGCA
This is a stretch of genomic DNA from Canis aureus isolate CA01 chromosome 21, VMU_Caureus_v.1.0, whole genome shotgun sequence. It encodes these proteins:
- the IRF7 gene encoding interferon regulatory factor 7 isoform X2 → MAVPADRGAPRPLFADWLLGEVSSGRYEGLRWLDAGRTRFRVPWKHFARKDLGEADALIFKAWAVARGRWPPGGGRDQLACEAALRAGWKTNFRCALRSTQRFVMLQDNSGDPTDPHKVYALSSEPGCRGAAAINHGEKAGEDTPPLMALQQSCLEDHLLEAAWGVDAIAPGTPGPELPDMEPYQPRAAEMAPSPEPQVLHQARMTDTGPASEPWQPPQEVEPCAPVAGEQVLARPGCSQPGLQAELRALDVTIMYKGRTVLQEVVWHPSFVLLYGPPSLATRATEPHCVAFPSPAKLADQKQLHYTEKLLQHVAPGLQLELRGPGLWARRLGKCKVYWEVGGPLGSASPSTAPRLLQRNQDTPIFDFSTFFREMAEFRARRRRGSPYYTIYLGFGQDLSAGRPKEKSLVLVKLEPRLCRAHLEYVQREGVSSLDSSSLGLCLSSSNSLYEDLEHFLMEVEPPA
- the IRF7 gene encoding interferon regulatory factor 7 isoform X1, which encodes MAVPADRGAPRPLFADWLLGEVSSGRYEGLRWLDAGRTRFRVPWKHFARKDLGEADALIFKAWAVARGRWPPGGGRDQLACEAALRAGWKTNFRCALRSTQRFVMLQDNSGDPTDPHKVYALSSEPGCRGAAAINHGEKAGEDTPPLMGGLPRPCLGGDAGQRLGHSLSPEPCAPCAPLGQAGNAEDLLLQALQQSCLEDHLLEAAWGVDAIAPGTPGPELPDMEPYQPRAAEMAPSPEPQVLHQARMTDTGPASEPWQPPQEVEPCAPVAGEQVLARPGCSQPGLQAELRALDVTIMYKGRTVLQEVVWHPSFVLLYGPPSLATRATEPHCVAFPSPAKLADQKQLHYTEKLLQHVAPGLQLELRGPGLWARRLGKCKVYWEVGGPLGSASPSTAPRLLQRNQDTPIFDFSTFFREMAEFRARRRRGSPYYTIYLGFGQDLSAGRPKEKSLVLVKLEPRLCRAHLEYVQREGVSSLDSSSLGLCLSSSNSLYEDLEHFLMEVEPPA